A genomic stretch from Flavobacterium nitratireducens includes:
- a CDS encoding aldose 1-epimerase family protein, whose amino-acid sequence MITTISNSILSAKINHKGAELFSLTSLKNNQEYIWEGNPDYWGKHSPILFPIVGTLKDNKYHIANKVYELNRHGFARDMTFELIDKHENSATFSIQSSDETLKVYPFDFELQIRYSLEENKLNIEYTVLNKTAAKIPFSIGAHPAFTLDGNFEDYQLEFEKNEPLEFNLLENNLISNQTEFLEKKEGLVELRHQLFENDALIFKKLESKSVSLLKNKIPFLKVHFQGFPHLGIWTPNNAPFLCIEPWYGHSDTNESDGNLFNKEGIQIIDANKTFNSKFIIEII is encoded by the coding sequence GTGATAACTACTATATCTAATTCTATACTTTCGGCCAAAATCAATCACAAAGGAGCTGAATTATTTTCTTTAACATCCTTAAAAAATAATCAGGAATACATCTGGGAAGGCAATCCAGATTATTGGGGAAAACATTCCCCTATTTTATTTCCTATTGTTGGTACGCTTAAAGACAATAAATATCATATAGCCAATAAAGTTTATGAATTAAACCGACATGGGTTTGCCAGAGACATGACATTTGAATTGATAGATAAACATGAAAATAGTGCTACCTTTTCAATTCAATCTTCTGATGAAACCTTGAAAGTATATCCGTTTGATTTCGAATTACAAATCCGATATAGTCTTGAGGAAAACAAATTAAATATTGAATATACAGTCCTCAATAAAACAGCTGCAAAAATACCTTTCTCAATTGGTGCACATCCTGCTTTTACATTAGATGGAAATTTTGAGGATTACCAACTTGAATTTGAAAAAAATGAACCACTCGAATTCAATTTACTAGAGAATAATTTAATTTCAAATCAAACTGAATTTTTAGAAAAAAAAGAAGGTCTAGTTGAATTACGACATCAACTCTTTGAAAACGACGCTTTAATTTTTAAAAAGTTAGAATCAAAAAGTGTAAGCCTCTTAAAAAATAAAATTCCCTTTTTAAAAGTACATTTTCAAGGTTTTCCACATTTAGGGATTTGGACTCCTAACAACGCTCCTTTTCTTTGCATTGAACCTTGGTATGGCCATTCGGACACTAATGAATCTGATGGAAATCTTTTTAATAAAGAAGGAATCCAGATTATTGATGCGAATAAAACTTTCAACTCTAAATTTATAATTGAAATTATTTAA
- a CDS encoding HEPN domain-containing protein, translating into MNKTTLLEEFSRTKIERALNSFTYLFSDSYHKDIPVALFWSLSGLEALYVEGDTGITQQLNDKIQVFLGEIETDKKRLKKLYNFRSSLIHGGMSIPIKDAIINDEKHLDNLYEMNTFAIIILVTSLQKIIKNNLTELKFKYTY; encoded by the coding sequence ATGAACAAAACAACTCTATTAGAAGAATTTAGTAGGACAAAAATTGAAAGAGCATTAAATAGTTTTACATATTTGTTCTCTGATAGTTATCATAAAGATATTCCCGTTGCATTATTCTGGTCATTAAGTGGTTTAGAAGCTTTATATGTGGAAGGAGATACAGGAATAACGCAACAACTAAATGATAAAATACAAGTATTTCTTGGTGAAATAGAAACTGATAAAAAACGGTTAAAGAAATTATATAATTTTCGTTCATCTTTAATTCACGGCGGAATGAGTATTCCAATTAAAGACGCAATTATCAATGACGAAAAACATTTAGATAACTTATATGAAATGAATACTTTCGCAATAATTATCTTAGTGACAAGTTTGCAAAAAATAATAAAAAACAATCTAACGGAACTGAAATTTAAATACACGTACTAG
- the cmk gene encoding (d)CMP kinase produces the protein MDKKITIAIDGFSSTGKSTLAKQLAKDLGYVYVDTGAMYRAIAFFSMQNGFIKTDYLDKESLIKSLPNIQLQFQFNPDLGFAEMYLNGENVEKQIRTIAVSSFVSKVAEIPEVRSKLVEQQQQMSKDKGVVMDGRDIGTVVFPDAELKIYMTASAQTRAQRRYDELIQKGDSVTFEEVLHNVEERDYIDTHRSNSPLVKAEDAIEIDNSHLTREEQFKLVLDLVQQKLV, from the coding sequence TTGGACAAAAAGATTACAATTGCAATAGATGGTTTTTCATCAACAGGAAAAAGTACTTTGGCTAAACAATTGGCTAAAGACTTAGGTTATGTATATGTAGATACAGGCGCTATGTATCGTGCGATTGCTTTTTTTTCAATGCAAAATGGCTTCATTAAAACCGATTATTTAGACAAAGAATCCTTGATAAAAAGTTTGCCAAACATTCAATTGCAGTTTCAATTTAATCCGGATTTAGGTTTTGCCGAAATGTATTTGAATGGTGAAAATGTGGAAAAACAAATTCGTACCATTGCGGTTTCTAGTTTTGTGAGTAAGGTGGCCGAAATTCCAGAAGTTCGTTCGAAATTGGTAGAACAACAGCAGCAAATGAGTAAAGACAAAGGTGTTGTGATGGACGGTAGGGATATAGGAACAGTAGTTTTTCCTGATGCCGAATTGAAAATTTATATGACAGCCAGTGCGCAAACCCGTGCGCAAAGACGTTATGATGAGTTAATCCAAAAAGGCGATAGTGTTACTTTTGAAGAGGTGCTGCACAATGTAGAAGAACGCGATTATATTGATACCCACCGTAGTAATTCTCCTTTAGTTAAGGCAGAAGATGCAATCGAAATAGATAATTCTCATTTAACTAGAGAAGAACAATTTAAGTTGGTTTTAGATTTGGTACAACAAAAATTAGTATAG
- a CDS encoding TonB-dependent siderophore receptor, with amino-acid sequence MALIDLPQSVSYATKELIADQGTMRIGEVVKNFSGVTQYTFYDDISIRGFRINGQSNTQLLNGLRTSTGFWKQPLTNYLERVEVLKGPSSALFGNASPGGVVNRVTKKPLEQAANSISFSTGSFNTLRALGDFTGPLNEEKTLLYRLNLGYENANTFRNLQFDKNIVIAPSFSFLPNDKTRVNFDLIYNNSKSILDRGQSTYENDLYSTNIRQSLNATNDYLNEETYILTTSLNHQFTDKLSFSASYIRTGYNEDLLEHRGANKYAVDGDGNSIPTSIEMQVFMRKRKRYIDNISNFFVYKTQTGTLDHNIVFGYDYAQEKLPAGGSQLEAKGYRNAANTGAINTYNPNKKSAYLLDANGNPVPNVAHFDLSNPYSSQQLKDMSKYFYTTRAYDPTYYSTYGIYLQDQIKLGPLKALIGLRYDEYIDRENYTKQNEKKVKQHSLLPRLGLTYTLNSNINLYGTYVKGYNPQTASVLANPNAGGPFDPLESNMIEFGGKSSWFNESLLVTLSLYKIQEKNSLYSANDSSNVDLMRAIGEQESKGVEIDINGRINTQWSISAAYSFNDAHITDSPIASEIGRQKPNTPKHQGNIWTKYNFTDGVLKDFGIGFGSNFVTTRNLSNNDTQTIPGYTIMNAALYYNINKFKIQLNANNLTNKTHWVGGYDYIRLFPGSPKNWLLTLGYTF; translated from the coding sequence ATCGCACTCATAGATTTACCACAATCAGTATCGTATGCAACTAAAGAATTAATTGCCGACCAAGGAACAATGCGCATTGGTGAAGTAGTTAAAAATTTCAGCGGTGTAACACAATACACCTTTTATGATGACATTTCGATACGTGGGTTTAGAATAAACGGACAAAGCAACACGCAATTATTAAACGGATTACGAACATCAACTGGTTTCTGGAAACAACCTTTAACTAACTACTTAGAGAGAGTGGAAGTCTTAAAAGGACCTTCTTCAGCTCTATTTGGGAATGCTTCACCGGGTGGTGTGGTTAATCGTGTAACCAAAAAGCCGTTGGAACAAGCAGCAAACAGTATTAGTTTTTCAACAGGTAGTTTCAACACATTAAGAGCTCTGGGAGATTTCACTGGACCTCTTAACGAAGAAAAAACACTTTTGTACCGTTTAAATTTGGGCTATGAAAATGCGAACACTTTTAGAAATTTACAATTTGACAAAAATATTGTAATCGCACCATCCTTTTCATTTTTACCTAATGATAAAACAAGAGTCAACTTTGATTTAATTTATAATAACTCCAAAAGTATTCTTGACAGAGGGCAATCTACGTATGAGAATGATTTGTATTCTACTAATATTAGACAATCTCTAAACGCAACAAATGATTATCTTAACGAAGAAACCTATATTCTTACCACTTCACTAAATCATCAATTTACTGACAAACTTTCCTTTTCGGCCTCTTATATAAGAACAGGATACAATGAGGATTTATTAGAACACCGAGGAGCTAATAAATATGCAGTAGATGGTGATGGTAATTCTATCCCTACTTCCATTGAAATGCAAGTTTTTATGCGAAAAAGAAAACGCTATATCGATAACATATCGAATTTCTTTGTTTATAAAACACAAACGGGAACACTGGACCATAATATTGTTTTTGGTTATGATTATGCTCAAGAAAAACTTCCTGCAGGAGGTTCACAATTAGAAGCTAAAGGCTATCGAAATGCTGCCAATACCGGAGCTATCAACACCTATAATCCGAATAAAAAAAGTGCTTATTTATTAGATGCCAATGGAAATCCGGTTCCTAACGTAGCTCATTTTGATTTATCAAATCCCTATAGTTCACAGCAACTGAAAGATATGAGTAAATATTTTTACACCACCAGAGCGTATGACCCAACCTACTACTCTACTTATGGAATCTATTTACAAGACCAAATAAAATTAGGACCTTTGAAAGCCTTGATTGGATTGCGTTACGATGAGTATATCGACAGAGAAAATTACACTAAACAAAATGAGAAAAAAGTAAAACAACATTCGTTATTACCACGATTAGGTCTTACCTATACCTTAAACTCGAATATCAATTTATACGGAACCTATGTAAAAGGATACAATCCGCAAACCGCTTCAGTACTTGCCAATCCGAATGCTGGAGGACCTTTTGATCCTTTGGAAAGCAATATGATTGAATTTGGAGGAAAATCATCATGGTTCAACGAAAGTTTATTAGTAACCTTATCACTTTATAAAATCCAGGAAAAAAACAGTTTATATAGTGCCAATGACAGCAGTAATGTTGATTTAATGAGAGCTATTGGCGAACAAGAATCTAAAGGTGTTGAAATTGATATTAATGGACGTATCAATACACAATGGAGCATCTCGGCAGCCTATTCATTCAATGACGCACACATCACAGATAGCCCTATTGCAAGTGAAATAGGAAGACAAAAACCAAACACTCCTAAACACCAAGGAAACATCTGGACAAAATACAATTTTACGGATGGGGTATTAAAAGATTTTGGAATTGGCTTTGGATCTAATTTTGTAACCACTCGTAATTTGAGTAATAATGATACACAAACTATTCCAGGTTATACCATTATGAATGCCGCTTTGTATTACAATATCAACAAATTCAAAATACAGTTGAATGCTAATAACTTGACCAATAAAACCCATTGGGTAGGTGGATACGACTACATCCGATTATTTCCGGGATCTCCTAAAAACTGGTTGTTAACTCTTGGATATACATTCTAA
- a CDS encoding Hsp20/alpha crystallin family protein, protein MTVVRYQNQWPSLLDRFFNNDFEGWNRYNFSKTNTTLPSLNIKENKDSFFVEVAAPGFEKFDFKIELNNDVLTISSEKKLSNEVKDGERITKQEFSYQSFSRSFTLPELVDEEKIAAKYENGILAINIPKKEEAKPKSPKLISIK, encoded by the coding sequence ATGACAGTCGTAAGATACCAAAACCAATGGCCTAGTTTATTAGATCGATTTTTTAATAATGATTTTGAGGGTTGGAATCGATACAATTTTTCAAAAACCAACACTACCTTGCCTTCTTTAAACATCAAGGAAAACAAAGATTCCTTTTTTGTGGAAGTAGCCGCTCCGGGATTTGAAAAATTCGATTTCAAAATTGAACTAAACAATGATGTATTAACCATATCATCCGAAAAAAAACTAAGCAATGAAGTCAAAGATGGCGAAAGAATTACCAAACAAGAATTCAGCTACCAGTCTTTTAGTCGTTCCTTTACGCTTCCAGAACTTGTGGATGAAGAAAAAATTGCCGCCAAATACGAAAACGGAATTTTAGCTATCAATATCCCTAAAAAAGAAGAAGCAAAACCCAAAAGTCCTAAATTAATTAGCATTAAATAG
- a CDS encoding carboxypeptidase-like regulatory domain-containing protein — protein MKTFYILFLLSICTFVNAQTASIKGKIITENTPEFLYATVQLKELNKTIHVDKNGNYEIKNLQTGNYTLVFSALGYINEERKVELNENKNINVILKENVNALQTVEITGRKEKSYKNTRSFI, from the coding sequence ATGAAAACATTTTACATATTATTTTTACTTAGTATATGCACATTTGTAAACGCTCAAACAGCTTCCATAAAAGGGAAAATTATAACCGAAAACACACCTGAATTTTTATATGCAACTGTACAGCTAAAGGAATTAAACAAAACAATCCATGTTGATAAAAATGGAAATTATGAAATAAAGAATCTCCAGACTGGTAATTACACCTTAGTATTCTCGGCTTTAGGATATATTAACGAGGAAAGAAAAGTTGAATTAAATGAAAACAAAAACATCAATGTAATTTTAAAAGAAAATGTAAATGCTTTACAAACGGTTGAAATTACAGGTAGAAAAGAAAAATCATATAAAAACACCCGTTCGTTCATTTGA
- the rpsA gene encoding 30S ribosomal protein S1, translated as MSEQLKSQEEFLANFNWHNFEEGIDAVDEKNLQEFEELVSKTFISTDQEEVVEGVVVRITDRDVIVDINAKSEGVISLNEFRYNPNLKVGDKVEVLIDIREDKTGQLVLSHRKARTIKSWDRVIAANETGEIVNGFVKCRTKGGMIVDVFGIEAFLPGSQIDVKPIRDYDVYVNKTMEFKVVKINHEFKNVVVSHKALIEADIEVQKKEIIGQLQKGQVLEGVVKNITSYGVFIDLGGVDGLIHITDLSWSRINHPSEVLELDQKLNVVILDFDDEKTRIQLGLKQLNAHPWDALDANLTVGDKVSGKVVVIADYGAFIEVAEGVEGLIHVSEMSWSTHLRSAQDFVKVGDVVEAVILTLDRDDRKMSLGIKQLTQDPWTDITAKYPVGSKHTGIVRNFTNFGIFVELEEGIDGLIYISDLSWTKKIKHPSEFVNVGEKLDVVVLELDVEGRKLSLGHKQTTTNPWDQYEDSFAVGTIHNGEISEIVDKGATVEFGDDIVAFIPTRHLEKEDGKKLKKGESADFKVIEFNKEFKRVVASHTAIFREEEEKNVKAAAENTASAASTNAPAATLGDNNDVLAALKAKMEKSEKK; from the coding sequence ATGTCTGAACAATTAAAATCACAAGAAGAGTTTTTAGCAAATTTTAACTGGCACAATTTCGAAGAAGGTATTGATGCAGTTGATGAGAAAAACTTACAAGAATTCGAAGAATTAGTATCTAAAACTTTCATCTCTACAGATCAAGAAGAAGTAGTAGAAGGAGTTGTTGTAAGAATTACTGATAGAGACGTAATCGTTGATATCAATGCTAAATCTGAAGGTGTTATCTCTTTAAACGAATTTCGTTACAACCCTAACTTAAAAGTTGGAGATAAAGTAGAAGTATTAATCGACATCCGTGAGGATAAAACAGGTCAATTAGTATTGTCTCACAGAAAAGCTCGTACAATCAAATCATGGGATAGAGTTATTGCTGCTAATGAAACTGGAGAAATCGTTAATGGTTTCGTTAAATGCAGAACTAAAGGTGGTATGATCGTAGACGTATTCGGAATCGAAGCGTTCTTGCCAGGATCTCAAATTGATGTTAAACCAATTAGAGATTACGATGTTTACGTAAACAAAACAATGGAATTCAAAGTGGTAAAAATCAACCACGAATTCAAAAATGTTGTTGTATCTCACAAAGCGCTTATCGAAGCTGATATCGAGGTACAGAAAAAAGAAATCATCGGTCAATTACAAAAAGGACAAGTTTTAGAAGGTGTTGTTAAAAACATTACTTCTTACGGTGTATTTATTGACTTAGGTGGTGTTGACGGATTAATCCACATTACTGACCTTTCTTGGTCAAGAATCAACCACCCATCTGAAGTTCTTGAATTAGACCAAAAATTAAACGTTGTTATCCTTGATTTCGATGATGAGAAAACAAGAATCCAATTAGGATTGAAACAATTAAACGCTCACCCTTGGGATGCATTAGATGCTAACTTAACTGTAGGTGATAAAGTTTCTGGAAAAGTAGTTGTTATTGCTGATTACGGTGCTTTCATCGAAGTTGCTGAAGGTGTTGAAGGTTTAATCCACGTTTCTGAAATGTCATGGTCTACTCACTTACGTTCTGCTCAAGATTTCGTGAAAGTTGGAGATGTTGTTGAGGCTGTTATCTTGACTTTAGATAGAGACGATCGTAAGATGTCATTAGGTATCAAACAATTGACTCAAGATCCATGGACTGATATCACTGCTAAATACCCAGTAGGTTCTAAACACACAGGTATCGTTAGAAACTTTACAAACTTTGGAATTTTCGTAGAATTAGAAGAAGGAATTGATGGATTAATCTACATCTCTGACTTATCTTGGACTAAGAAAATCAAACACCCATCTGAATTTGTAAACGTAGGTGAAAAATTAGACGTAGTTGTATTAGAATTAGATGTTGAAGGACGTAAATTATCATTAGGTCACAAACAAACTACTACTAATCCTTGGGATCAATACGAAGATTCATTCGCTGTTGGAACTATCCACAATGGAGAAATCTCTGAAATCGTTGATAAAGGAGCTACTGTAGAATTTGGTGATGATATCGTTGCTTTCATTCCTACTCGTCACTTAGAAAAAGAAGACGGAAAGAAATTGAAAAAAGGAGAATCTGCTGATTTCAAAGTGATCGAATTCAACAAAGAATTCAAAAGAGTAGTTGCTTCTCACACTGCTATCTTCCGTGAAGAAGAAGAGAAAAACGTGAAAGCTGCTGCTGAAAACACTGCATCTGCTGCTTCTACTAATGCACCTGCTGCTACTTTAGGAGATAACAATGATGTATTAGCTGCTTTGAAAGCTAAAATGGAAAAATCTGAGAAAAAATAA
- a CDS encoding PepSY-associated TM helix domain-containing protein — translation MNKTIKKSIGKIHLWLGLASGLVVFIVALTGSLLVFEEEIDSFLHPEFYKVKTIGTTKKPIDEAIKNLNNSFGIDSIQRIYTYQEEQKTALIIAKNKDKKTFYFAVNPYTAEIVGSIEQTKHFFTIVNQLHRNLLLGKTGKLITGISCLIFIILLISGLCLWWPKKRKNLKQRLTIKWKASFKRVNWDFHSTLGFYSFLFLLIIALTGLTWSFKWFENSLYYITDGVAKKPSIKVENPPKPESQITTTIFYQNIINQTNTLFPYQGNIQIRLPNDTVNSILVTKENTEKTIPNQSSIAYFDRYTGDNIQTKPYESFSQGDKLRRIIYPIHTGSIYGLPTKIIALLVCIFAVTAPITGFVIWWGRKKK, via the coding sequence ATGAACAAAACAATTAAAAAAAGCATTGGAAAAATACATTTATGGCTCGGACTTGCGTCCGGGCTTGTTGTATTCATAGTAGCATTAACGGGAAGTTTATTGGTTTTTGAAGAGGAAATTGATTCTTTTTTACATCCTGAATTTTACAAAGTTAAGACCATTGGTACAACTAAAAAACCCATTGATGAAGCGATTAAAAATTTAAATAATTCTTTTGGAATTGATTCAATTCAGCGCATATATACCTATCAAGAAGAACAAAAAACAGCTTTAATTATTGCAAAAAACAAAGACAAAAAAACATTTTACTTTGCTGTGAATCCCTATACAGCAGAAATTGTTGGAAGTATCGAACAAACAAAACATTTCTTTACTATTGTTAATCAACTACACCGAAATCTTTTGTTAGGTAAAACAGGAAAATTAATAACGGGTATTTCTTGTTTGATTTTTATAATACTACTTATTAGTGGCTTGTGTTTGTGGTGGCCCAAAAAACGTAAAAACCTCAAACAAAGATTAACCATCAAATGGAAGGCTTCATTTAAAAGAGTTAATTGGGATTTTCATTCTACTTTAGGTTTTTACAGTTTTTTATTTTTATTAATCATAGCACTTACAGGATTAACTTGGTCGTTTAAATGGTTTGAAAACAGCCTGTATTATATAACAGACGGTGTAGCAAAAAAACCATCCATCAAAGTCGAAAACCCACCTAAACCAGAATCTCAGATTACTACAACTATTTTCTATCAAAATATTATAAACCAGACAAATACCCTTTTTCCGTACCAAGGAAACATTCAAATACGTTTACCCAATGATACAGTAAATAGTATTTTAGTAACCAAAGAAAATACAGAAAAAACAATCCCAAATCAATCTAGCATCGCTTATTTTGACCGATATACAGGTGATAATATTCAGACAAAACCTTATGAATCTTTTAGTCAAGGCGATAAGTTAAGAAGGATCATTTACCCTATTCACACAGGAAGTATTTATGGTTTACCCACTAAAATTATTGCTTTATTAGTCTGTATATTTGCCGTAACAGCTCCAATAACCGGTTTTGTAATCTGGTGGGGACGCAAGAAAAAGTAG
- a CDS encoding M1 family metallopeptidase, whose protein sequence is MKINKFSAIFQIVVLLGGTSLVAQENTPSKQVSNYNYRDAFAPFFYENNGTLTRSASGQPGPAYWQNRADYKLTAVLNEKTNEITGTDIISYTNNSTDSMSFLWLNLDQNLFKSDSRGEAVVPITGSRNGRQGQVFDGGHKIKSVKITKIDNKPINPVEAKFVITDTRMQLFLPSELKAKGGKVEFKIDFSYISPNEGSDRTGVLETKNGKIFTIAQWYPRMCVYDDVKGWNTNPYLGASEFYLEYGDFDISITAPSNHIVVCSGELINPTEVFSADELKKYNEAKASDKTVMIRSLEGVLAAKNKGTTTKTWKFKLLNSRDISWASSEAFIVDGARINLPSGKKSLALSVYPEESAGNQAWGRSTEYVKYSIENYSKRWFEYTYPVATNVAGNEGGMEYPGIVFCSWKSKGQGLWGVTDHEFGHNWFPMIVGSNERLFGWMDEGFNTFINSLSNHDFNNGEYKHEKEDMHEASLIYTDPELEPVMTSPDNMKEANIGELCYSKPSAGLVILREQVLGPERFDLAFRTYIKRWAFKHPQPDDFFRTMENVGGEDLSWFWRGWFQNNWKFDQGVNSIKYVKNNPANGVFITIENFEKMPMPVIMDIKFKSGKVDRVKLPVEIWQKNIEWTFKHPSTEEVDSITLDPEHVFPDSNPENNIWKAGTGLVEKAIDPAPYIGSYSNPRVPYKITVSEKNTFLNVDIPDYASFIVDPIGENLFESKRIGLKFKFKDDKSGFDMIVNAETTIPFTRTK, encoded by the coding sequence ATGAAAATAAATAAGTTTAGCGCTATTTTTCAAATAGTAGTATTACTGGGAGGAACTTCGCTTGTAGCACAAGAAAACACTCCGTCAAAACAAGTTTCTAATTATAATTATCGTGATGCTTTTGCTCCTTTTTTTTATGAAAATAATGGAACATTAACACGTTCAGCCAGTGGACAGCCAGGTCCTGCTTATTGGCAAAATAGAGCCGATTACAAATTAACGGCGGTATTGAATGAAAAAACAAATGAAATTACCGGAACTGATATTATTAGCTACACTAATAATAGTACAGATTCAATGTCTTTTTTATGGTTGAATTTAGATCAAAATTTATTCAAATCAGATTCAAGAGGTGAGGCTGTTGTTCCTATTACAGGAAGTAGAAATGGCCGACAAGGACAGGTATTTGATGGAGGTCATAAAATCAAATCGGTTAAAATTACTAAAATCGATAACAAACCAATTAATCCAGTTGAAGCTAAATTTGTCATTACAGATACTCGTATGCAATTGTTTCTTCCATCTGAATTAAAAGCAAAAGGTGGTAAAGTAGAGTTTAAAATTGATTTTTCATACATCTCTCCAAACGAAGGTTCGGACAGAACAGGTGTTTTAGAAACTAAAAATGGAAAGATTTTTACCATCGCCCAATGGTATCCACGAATGTGTGTTTACGATGATGTGAAAGGATGGAATACGAATCCGTATTTAGGTGCTTCTGAATTTTATTTAGAGTACGGAGATTTTGACATTTCAATTACAGCTCCATCTAATCATATTGTTGTTTGTTCAGGAGAATTAATTAATCCAACTGAGGTTTTTTCGGCAGATGAATTAAAAAAGTACAACGAAGCAAAGGCTAGTGATAAAACAGTAATGATTCGTTCGCTAGAAGGAGTTTTGGCAGCTAAAAATAAAGGAACAACTACTAAAACGTGGAAATTTAAATTATTGAATTCTCGTGATATTTCATGGGCTTCTTCGGAAGCATTTATAGTTGATGGTGCTCGAATTAATCTGCCAAGTGGAAAAAAATCGTTAGCCCTTTCGGTTTATCCAGAGGAAAGTGCCGGAAATCAGGCTTGGGGTCGTTCAACAGAATATGTAAAATATTCAATAGAAAATTATTCAAAAAGATGGTTTGAATATACTTATCCAGTGGCAACGAATGTTGCTGGTAATGAAGGAGGAATGGAGTATCCAGGAATTGTTTTTTGTAGTTGGAAATCAAAAGGACAAGGATTATGGGGCGTTACTGACCATGAATTTGGGCATAACTGGTTCCCAATGATTGTTGGTTCTAATGAACGCTTGTTTGGATGGATGGATGAAGGATTTAATACTTTTATCAATAGTTTAAGTAATCATGATTTTAATAACGGAGAATACAAGCATGAAAAAGAAGACATGCATGAAGCCAGTCTTATTTACACTGACCCCGAATTAGAACCAGTTATGACTTCTCCTGATAACATGAAAGAAGCTAATATTGGTGAATTGTGTTATTCTAAACCAAGTGCTGGTTTAGTAATTTTAAGAGAGCAAGTTTTAGGACCAGAGCGTTTTGATTTGGCTTTCAGGACTTACATTAAACGCTGGGCTTTCAAACATCCGCAGCCAGATGATTTCTTTAGAACTATGGAAAATGTAGGAGGAGAGGATTTGAGTTGGTTTTGGAGAGGTTGGTTCCAAAATAATTGGAAGTTTGATCAAGGTGTAAATTCAATTAAATATGTAAAAAATAATCCTGCAAATGGAGTGTTTATTACTATAGAAAATTTCGAAAAAATGCCTATGCCAGTTATAATGGATATTAAATTTAAAAGTGGCAAAGTAGATAGAGTAAAATTGCCTGTTGAAATTTGGCAAAAAAATATTGAGTGGACTTTCAAACATCCTTCAACTGAAGAAGTAGATAGTATTACCCTTGACCCGGAACATGTGTTTCCAGATAGTAATCCAGAAAATAATATTTGGAAAGCAGGAACAGGATTAGTAGAAAAAGCAATTGATCCTGCGCCGTATATTGGTTCTTATTCTAATCCAAGAGTTCCTTATAAAATTACCGTTTCTGAAAAAAATACTTTTTTAAACGTAGATATTCCAGATTATGCTTCTTTTATTGTGGATCCTATAGGAGAAAATTTATTCGAATCAAAACGTATAGGGTTAAAATTTAAATTTAAAGATGATAAATCGGGATTTGATATGATTGTAAATGCCGAAACAACCATTCCATTTACAAGAACAAAATAA